In Aeromicrobium wangtongii, the DNA window CGAGCTCATTGTCCGGCACGAGGGCCAGGTCCGCGGCGAACTTGTCGGCGATCGAGCCCGTGGCCAGGATTCCCCATCGGACAGGTGCTGTGGTCGTCATGACACCCACTGTGCCATTGCGCCGACCGAATGACATGGCTGTTATTCATGCCCTAGGATGCTGGGCATGAGCGCCGTGGAGAAGTCAGATCCCCAGGGCTCCGCCGTCGCACAGACGTTGTCGGAGCGCGACCGGGAGATCCTGGCGCTCGAGCGGCTCTGGTGGCAGTACGCCGGTGCCAAGGAGCAGGCGATCCGCGACAAGTTCGACATGTCCGCGACCCGCTACTACCAGGTCCTCAACGCGCTCATCGACCGCGAGGACGCCCTGGCGTTCGACCCGCTGCTGGTCAAGCGCCTGCGACGCCTCCGTGCGCAGCGCCAGCGCAGCCGCTCGGCCAGGCGCCTCGGCATCGATCTCTGATCGCGAGATGGTGGCGCATCGCAAGAACGTGACTCCCGGCAAGGCCTACGTTCCCTCGAGCTGGTTCATCGTGCTGACCGTGATGGTCCTGATCGGCGGAGCCGGCTGGCTCGGCTGGCTGGTGCTGGACGACGACTCGTCGCCCAGCAGCTCCTCGCCGGCGACGGCCGCGCCCTCGGCGCCGGTCGAGTCCAGCGAGCCGACCAAGAAGTCGACCCAGAAGCCGTCCAAGCCGGCCGCCACCCCGAAGGCGGACCAGACCCCGAAGCCCTCGCAGGACACTCCCGCCGCGCCCCAGCGGACGGCACGGGTCTCGGTGCTCAACAACTCCGGCGTGGTGGGGGCCGCCCGGGCGTTCTCGGCCAAGGTCGCCGCCGCAGGCTGGCAGGTCAGCGGCGTCGGCAACTGGACCGGATCGATCCCGGCCAACACCGTGTACTACCCGGCAGGCCTGGAGGACCAGGCCAGGCTGCTGGCGTCCGAGGTCGGAATCCAGCGCATCCGCCCCAGCGTCGCGCCCATGCGGATGGACCGGTTGACCGTCATTCTGTCGGGCCAGCAATGATCGGAGCATGACCTCGTCCTCAGATGTTCGTGATGCTGTCGTCGCCGATCCCGCCGGAACGCTGCTGGCGCTGGACTTCGACGGCACGCTGGCGCACATCGTGGACGACCCGACGCGCGCCTTCGCCCACCACGACTCCGTCGAGGCGCTCGCACGGCTCGGCTCGGTGCTGGGACAGATCGCGATCATCACCGGTCGGCCGGTACGCCAGGCACTCGCCCTGGGCGGATTTGAGGGGCTCTCGGGCCTCGGGAACCTGGTGATCCACGGGCAGTACGGCGCCGAGCGCTGGGCGGCCGCCGACGGTGCGCTCACCCAGCCGGAACGGCCGCGGGCGATCGTCGAGCTCGCCGCGATGCTGCCCGACTGGCTGGACGAGCGCGGCGCCCACGGCGTGCGGCTGGAGGACAAGGGCATCGCGATCGCGATCCACACCCGCGGCATCGATCCCGGTGTCCTCGGCGAGCTGGCCGAGCCGGTCGCCCGGCTCGCGGCGGACCTGGGCCTCGCGGTCGAGCCGGGGCGCCAGGTCATCGAGCTGCGCGCGCCCGGGCACGACAAGGGCGACTCGCTCCGCGCGATCGTGGCGGACGTCCGTCCCCGGCAGGTGATCTTCGGCGGTGACGACCTCGGCGACCTGCCGGCCTATGACGCGGTCGACGAGTTCCGCACCCATGGCGGCGCGGGGCTGCTGATCTGCTCGGCCTCTGAGGAGCAGGACGCGCTCGTGGCGCGCGCGGACCTCGTGCTCGACGGCCCCGACGCGGTCGCCGAGTGGCTCCAGGCCCTCGCCGACGACATCGCCCCCTCCTGACCCACCCCCGCGCCCCCGGGGCCCGCGGTTTACCACGGTCCCTCGGCAAAGCTCGTCCGCCCACGGCAAATTTCCCGTGGGGGGACGCGGCTTGCCTGTGGCGGACGGCCGCCCGCCAGCTATCGGCCGAGCCGACGTCCTCCGCCAGCGCTGCCGCGCGTCCTCCCACCGCAAACTGGGTCCGCCCACGGGAAATTTGCCGTGGGCGGACGCAATTCGCGGAGGGACCGTGGTAAACCGCCGCCGCGGGGTCCGGATGGTGAGCGGGCGGTGTCCACGATGTGGACCGAGTGGACGCATCGTGAGACGCGCGCGTACGCTGACATCACTCATCCAGAGGGGTACAGGGACACGGCCCGACGACACCCCAGCAACCAGTCGCAGCACGCGACCAGGTGCTCAATCCGTCCCGGACGACAGTCGATCCGGGAAAGATGACCAGGAGACTCGCGTGAGCACGACGACCGCCCAGACATCCACCCGCACGATCCGCGACGGCGCCTTCGGGCACGCCACCGGGCTGGCCTGCCGCGAGTGCGGTGCGACCCAGGACCTCGGCCCGTACTACGTCTGTCGGGAGTGCTTCGGCCCCCTGGAGATCAGCTACGACTTCCCGGCCATCACGCGCGAGCAGATCGAGGCCGGGCCCGCCAACATCTGGCGCTACAAGGCCCTGCTGCCCGTGCCCGCCGACATCGAGCTCAGCCCCAACATGGAGCCGGGCTATACGCGCCTGCTGCGGGCCGACAATCTCGGCCGGGAGCTGGGCATCGCCCGGCTGTGGGTCAAGGACGACAGCACCAACCCGACCAACTCCTTCAAGGACCGGGTCGTCGCCTGTGCGCTCAGCGCCGCCCGCGAGCTTGGCAGCACGGTCTTCGCGTGCCCGTCGACCGGCAACCTGGCCAATGCGGTCGCCGCAGCCGGGGCGCGCGCCGGCATCAAGACCGTCGTGTTCATCCCCAGCAACCTGGAGACCCCCAAGCAGGTCAACTCGGCGGTCTACACCGAGAACCTCGTCGCGGTCGACGGCAACTACGACGACGTCAACCGGCTCGCCGGTGAGATCGCCGGCGAGGAGGACGGCTGGGCGTTCGTCAACGTCAACGTGCGTCCGTTCTACGCCGAGGGCTCCAAGACCCTCGGCTACGAGATCGCCGAGCAGCTGGGCTGGCGCCTGCCGGACCAGATCGTCATCCCGGTCGCGTCCGGCTCGCAGCTCACCAAGGTCCACAAGGCCTTCCAGGAGCTCATCAAGCTGGGTCTCGTGGAGGACAAGCCGGTCAAGGTGTTCGGCGCCCAGGCCACCGGGTGCTCGCCGGTGTCGGCGGCCTTCCGCGAGGGCTGGGACGCCGTCAAGCCCGTCCGGCCGGACACCATCGCCAAGTCGCTGGCGATCGGCAACCCCGCCGACGGCGTGTACGTGCTGGACATCGTGCGCGAGACGGGCGGCGCGATCGCCGATGTCTCCGACGACGAGGTGCGCGATGCGATCGTGCTGCTCGCGCGCACGGAAGGCGTCTTCACCGAGACCGCCGGCGGCACGACGGTCGGCGTGCTCAAGAAGCTCGTCGAGACCGGTCAGCTCGATCCCGAGCTGGAGACCGTCGTGATCAACACCGGCCACGGCCTCAAGACGCTCGACGCCGTCACCGACCGCGTCGGTGCGCGCGCGACCATCGCGCCGACGTACGACGCCTTCGTGGCCGCCGGCATCGCCTGAGCGCCCATCCATCGTCTGAACCGCAGTAGCCGTCAAGGAGCATCATGAGCATCAACGTCCGCATCCCCACGATCCTGCGCACCTACACGCAGGACCAGTCCCAGGTGGCCGCCGAGGGCGCGACCCTGGTCGAGGTCCTCGACTCGCTCGAGTCGAGCTTCCCCGGCATCCGCGCCCGCGTCGTCGACGACGAGGGCAAGCTGCGCCGCTTCGTCAACATCTACGTCGCCGAGGAGGATGTCCGTTTCTCGGAGGGCCTGGACACGCCGACCCCCGACGGCTCCCAGGTCTCGATCATCCCGGCCGTCGCCGGAGGATGCTGAGCTCGAGAGGACAAGACCCGGCGCTGGTGGAACGGTGCTGATCTCGCGATAGGCTCATCGCATCGGGCCCTCGGCAGGTGGCCCGTTCATGTTCAAGGTGGGAGTGGCGGCATGGTGCAAGGCACCGTCAAGTGGTTCAACGCTGACAAGGGCTACGGGTTCATCGAGGTCGAGGGTCAGGACGATGTCTTCGTCCACTGGTCCAAGATCGCGTCCGATGGCTACAAGACCCTCGAGGACGGCCAGAAGGTCGAGTTCGAGGTCATCGACGGCCCGAAGGGTCGCGAGGCGCAAGAGGTCATCGGACACTGAGTCCAGCACAGCCCGGTCCGGGGGGACCGGGTTTTTTTGGTGCCGGGCCAGACGCCAGCCGTGTAACTGACAGTTGCAATGAGACATCGCCGGTGACATACTCCCGGTATGTTCATCTCAGCAGCGGATCCCGAGAGCACTCCGGTCGGTGGTGCCGAGCTCCAGCAGGTCGTGTGGCTGTCGGTCGCCGCGACGGTCGTGACGATCGTCCTGCTGGTCGTCGCCTGGGCCCATCGCACGCATCGCATCGAGTGGTTCGACCGGCTCGGCCGGCGCCTCGGTGCACGGCACGACGAGCCGGGCTGGTCGACGATCCCCACGATGTTCGTGGCGAGCTCGTTGATCGTGGCGCTGCTGGGATTCATGTGGGACGTCAGCCTGCACGCGGGCCGTGGCCGTGACGCCGGACCGCTGGCGAACCCGGCCCACTACCTGATCCTGTACGGGCTGTTCGCCCTGTTCGTCGCCGGCATGGCGGCGATCGTCTACCCCCGCGACGGGGAGAAGCCCGGCGTCGCGGCGGTGCGCATCACCCGGCACTGGTACGCCCCGGTCAGCGGCATCTTCATCGCGGCGTGCGGACTGTACGCCCTCATCGGCTTCCCGTTGGACGATGTCTGGCACCGCCTGTTCGGCCAGGACGTCACGCTGTGGGGCCCCACCCACCTGATGCTGATCGGCGGGGCGGGTCTGTCCACGGCCGGCATCATCCTGCTCAACCGTGAGGCCGAGATCGCGATGCGGCTGCGCGGCAAGGCCGTGCCCACGTGGCTGCGGACCATCATGACGTCCACCGCCTTCGGTGCCCTGCTCATCGGGCTGTCGGTGTTCCAGGCCGAGTTCGACTTCGGCATCGCCCAGTTCCGCATGGTGTTCGCGCCGATGATGATCGTCGCGGCGGCGGGCCTGACGCTGGTCGCGGCACGGCTGTACATCGGACCCGGAGCCGCGATCGGTGCCGCGATCTTCTTCCTGCTGATGCGCGGCATCATCTCGTTCATCGTCACCGACGTCATGGGCGAGGCGCACCACGTGTTCCCGCTCTACCTGGGCAGCGCCGTGCTGGTCGAGCTCCTGGCGATCTCCCGGCTCCGGAACCGGCCGCTGGCCTTCGGAGCGGTGGCCGGACTGCTGATCGGCACCGTCGGCCTGGCCATCGAGAAGTTCTGGAACGACCGGGTCTTCCAGTTCCCGTGGAGCCAGGACATGTGGGTGGAGGGACTGGTCATGGCGGTGCCCGTCGCGATCGCCGCCGGCCTGTGCGGCTCGCTGTTCGCGATGGGCCTGCAGGGTCGCCTCCCGGCCAAGAACGTCGGGCGGGTCATCGTCACGGCCTCCGTCGTGGTGCTGGCCGCCGGGGTCGCGAACGGCCTGCACGCCACGGTGCCCAAGGACGCCACCGCGTCCTTCGAGCTGACCCAGGTCGGCACGACCGAGGAGCCCGCGGTCTCGGCGCAGGTCACGCTCTCGGACGGGGTCGTGGACGACGACCCGACGTGGGTCCAGATCACGGCCTGGCAGGGCGGCGGCGCCGGTGTCGTCACCGACCGCCTCCGTCGCACCGGCGAGAACACCTTCGAGTCGACCAAGCCGGTCCCGGTGGGCGGCAACTGGAAGACCCTGCTGCGCGTCCAGGACGGCCGCACGCTCGCCGCCGTCCCGATCTTCCTGCCCGCCGACGCGCCGCTCAAGGCCAAGGAGGTGCCGGCCGAGGCCTCGTTCACCCGCGACTTCGTCCCGGAGATCGACATCCTGCAGCGCGAGCGCACCGACGAGCACCCGGCGTGGATCTGGGCCGCGGCCAACATGGTCGTCCTGCTGTGCAGCCTCGGGATAATCCTGGGCATCTGCGTCTCGGTCTCGCGGGTCGCCCGCTCGATCGAGGAGCACGAAGCAGCCGACGGCGCCGAGCGTGCCCCTACCCTGACGTCATGAGTCCCGGGGATCAGCTGCTGGCCCACCACGTCGCCCTGCTCGCCATCCCGGCGATCGTCCCGGCGGTGATCGTGGTCGGGATCGTGCTCTACATCGCCCGCAAGGACCGGCGGGAGGAGCGCGAGGAGCGCGAGCTCCTCGACCGCGCCTTCGAGTCCGACGACCTCGACGACCCCGACGACAAGGAGAACCCGTGAAGACCTTCGCCGCCGTATGTGCCACCGCCCTGCTGCTGGCAGGTTGCGGTGGCTCGTCCGACGACGAGCCGTCCGCCGACCCGACGGCCCCCGCCCCGACGGCCGCCGCCCCGACGGCCGCCGCCCCGACGGCCGCCGCCCCGACGGCCGCCGCAGCGGCGCCGACGTCCCGGCCGGCCGAGGGTGACGACGCCGAGACCGGCGTCGTCGACATCGTGATCAAGGACGGAGCGGTGACCCCGCAGGGCGGTCGGGTCGAGGTCAAGGTCGGCCAGGAGGTCACCTTGAAGATCACCTCGGACGCCGCCGAGGAGATCCACGTGCACTCGGACCCCGAGCACAGCTATGAGGTCGCGCCGGGCGAGTCGCTCACCGAGTCGTTCACGCTGAAGACGCCGGGACAGGTCGCGGTCGAGGCCCACCACCTCGGCGTGACGGTCGTGCAGCTGGTCGTCCGACCGTGACGGTGCCGTCGCTGGTCGGCGGCGGCCTCGCGGCCCACGGTGTCGGCGGGTCGACCGATCTGCCCATCCCGTTCATCTACGCGATGGTGGGCGCCTCGTGGGCGCTGACGATCTCGTTCGCCGTGCTGGCGCTGGCTTGGAAGACCCCGCAGTTCGCCGACGAGCCGGAGCCGAAGCCCCTGCCGCCGCGTCGTCCGTGGCTCGCGGCACTCGGGCTGGTGCTGGCCGCGTGGGGATTGGTGGCGCTGTTCGGCGGCCCCTCCGACGCCTCCAACGGAGGGCTGCAGGGGTTCTACATCTTCGTCTGGGTGGGTCTGGTGCCGCTGGCGCTTGTGGCCGGGCACGTCTGGCGAGACCTGTCGCCGTGGCGGACGTTGACCGGGCGTGGGATCTGGGAGTACCCCGAGCGCCTCGGCTACTGGCCGGCAGCGGCCGGTCTGTTCGCCTTCGTCTGGCTCGAGCTCGCCTCGCCCGATCCGGGCGATGTCGGGGCGGTGCGCGCGTGGGTCGCGCTCTACGCCCTCGCGATGCTGGCCGGCGGCATCGCCTTCGGGCCACGCTGGTTCGACCGGGCGGACCCGTTCGACGTGTACAGCGCCGTCGTGTCCCGGCTGTCGCCGTTCGTGCGGGACGGCCGCTGGACGCTGCACAACCCGCTGCGGACGCTGCCGCAGGTGCCGGTCGCGCCGGGCCTCGTCGCCGTGCTGGCGGTGCTGCTGGGCTCGACCGCCTACGACAGCTTCTCGGCGTCGTCGTTCTGGCAGGCCAGGACGCTGTCGACCGTGCAGCAGACCGCGACGCTGCTCGGGTTCTGCGCCGTGGTGGGCGTCCTGTTCGTCGCGGCGGCATCGGCCACGGGGGGAGTGACCCGCGCGCAGCGGCGTGCTCTGCCGGGGCTGCTGGCGCACTCCCTGGTGCCGATCGTCGTGGGATATGTGTTCGCGCACTACCTGACGTACCTGGTGGAGAAGGGCCAGACGGCGTTCTTCGCCCTGCTGGACCCGCTCGGGCGCGGATGGGCGCCGTTGGGCTCGCCCGATCCGAGCTACTTCCTGTCACAGCACACCTCGACGCTGGCAGCGCTGAAGGTGACCTTCGTGGTCATCGGCCACGTGCTCGCCGTGATCGCGGCGCACGACAAGGCCCTCGCGCTGCTGCCCCGGGCGCACCGGCTGAGCGGCCAGCTGGCGATGCTGGTGCTGATGGTCGCCTACACGTTCACGGGTCTGTACCTCTTGTTCTCCGTCTGAGGCTCGTCCTACCGTCGACTCCATGGCGACGATCTACAACACCGCGACGACGCTGGACGGCTTCCTGGCCACGACCGACAACTCCCTGCAGTGGCTGTTCGACGTGCCGGGCGCCGACGACGAGGAGGGCGGCATCGAGGGCTTCCTGTCCGGCATCGGAGCCATGGCGATGGGCGCGACGACGTACGAGTGGGTCGTCGAGCACGAGTCGCTGATGGATCGGCCCGCGACGTGGACGGCTTGGTACGGCGACCGTCCGGCGTGGGTGTTCACGCACCGCGACCTGCCGGTCGTGGCCGGCGCCGACATCCGGTTCACGCAGGCGCCGATCGAGCAGGTGCACGCCGAACTCGTCGCGGCGGCCGGCGATCGCGACGTGTGGCTGTTGGGCGGTGGCGACCTGGTGGGACAGTTCGCCGATGCCGGCCTGCTCGACAAGATCACGGCCACCATCGCGCCCGTGACGCTCGGGGCAGGTGCCCCGCTGTTGCCGCGTCACCTGGGCGCGGACCGGCTGAGCCTCACGTCGGTGACGCAGCGCGGCCAGTTCGCCGAGCTGACCTACGACGTGAGTTCGTGATCCGATTGCGCGACGTGGATTAGCACTCGTATAGTGAGAGTGCTAGACAAAGCACCAGTACCTCGATCAGGTCGATGAGGTTGTGGGTCGCGGCGAGAAGGGTTCGCCAACACCGCAATCGTCCGTCGCGGGCATCACCTGATCAACCCCCCACGTGGACAACAAGTCGGAGAAACGTACACATGGCAAAAACCATTGCTTTCAACGAGGAAGCCCGTCGCGGCCTCGAGCGCGGTATGAACCAGCTCGCCGACGCCGTGAAGGTGACGCTCGGCCCGAAGGGTCGCAACGTCGTCCTGGAGAAGAAGTGGGGAGCCCCCACGATCACCAACGACGGTGTCAGCATCGCCCGTGAGATCGAGCTCGAGGATCCCTACGAGAAGATCGGCGCCGAGCTCGTCAAGGAGGTCGCCAAGAAGACCGACGACGTCGCCGGTGACGGCACCACGACCGCCACGGTCCTGGCCCAGGCCCTCGTCCGCGAGGGTCTGCGCAACGTCGCGGCCGGCGCGAACCCGATGGGGCTGAAGAAGGGCATCGAGACCGCCGTCGAGGCCATCAGCGCGCAGCTGCTCAGCATGGCCAAGGACGTCGAGACCAAGGAGCAGATCGCTTCGACCGCCTCGATCTCCGCCGCTGACACCACGGTCGGCGAGATCATCGCCGAGGCGATGGACAAGGTCGGCAAGGAAGGCGTCATCACGGTCGAGGAGTCGAACACGTTCGGCATCGACCTGGAGCTGACCGAGGGCATGCGCTTCGACAAGGGTCACCTGTCGGGCTACTTCGTCACCGACCCGGAGCGTCAGGAGACCGTCCTGGACGATCCCTACATCCTGATCGTCAACTCCAAGATCACCTCGGTCAAGGACATGGTCCCCGTCCTCGAGAAGGTCATGCAGTCCGGCAAGCCGCTGGTCATCATCGCCGAGGACATCGAGGGCGAGGCCCTCGCGACGCTGATCGTCAACAAGATGCGTGGCACCTTCAAGTCCGTCGCCGTCAAGGCCCCGGGCTTCGGTGACCGCCGCAAGGCCATGCTGGCCGACATCGCCATCCTCACCGGTGGCGAGGTCATCAGCGAGGAAGTCGGTCTCAAGCTCGAGAACGCCGACCTGACGCTGCTCGGCACGGCCCGCAAGGTCGTCACGACCAAGGACGAGACCACGATCGTCGAGGGCGGTGGCTCCGACGACCAGATCGCCGGCCGCGTCAACCAGATCAAGGCCGAGATCGAGAACAGCGACTCCGACTACGACCGTGAGAAGCTCCAGGAGCGTCTGGCCAAGCTCGCCGGTGGCGTCGCCGTCATCAAGGTCGGCGCTGCGACCGAGGTCGAGCTCAAGGAGCGCAAGCACCGCATCGAGGACGCCGTCCGCAACGCGAAGGCTGCCGTCGAGGAGGGAATCGTCGCCGGTGGTGGCGTCGCCCTCGTCCAGGCTGCTGCCGCTGTCTTCGAGAAGCTCGAGCTGACCGGCGACGAGGCCACGGGTGCGAACATCGTGCGCGTCGCCGCTTCGGCCCCGCTCAAGCAGATCGCGATCAACGCCGGCCTCGAAGGCGGAGTCGTCGCTGAGAAGGTCACCAACCTGCCCGACGGACACGGCCTCAACGCCGCGACCGGCGAGTACGTCGACCTGATCGCGGCCGGCATCATCGACCCGGCCAAGGTCACCCGCTCGGCGCTGCAGAACGCAGCCTCGATCGCGGCACTGTTCCTCACCACCGAGGCCGTCGTCGCCGACAAGCCGGAGCCTGCTCCGGCCGGCGGAGGCGCCCCGGACATGGGTGACATGGGCGGTATGGGCTTCTAGTCACTCGTTGACCGAAGAACCACCAGCACCAGCGAAGGCCCCGCAGGACGCGCAAGCGTCCAGCGGGGCCTTCGTCGTCCCGCCACAGCACCCCGCGAGTGGCGCAAACCCACCCGCGAGTGGCGCATTGTGGACAGAATGAGACGGCGTGTCGTCCCAATCTGCGCCACTCGCGGGTGGGTTTGCGCCAGTGGCGGGATGATGGGGGAGTGCCTCGCGTCGTCGGACTCCTGCTCGCTGCTGGTGCAGGCCGGCGCTTCGGCGGTCCCAAGGCGCTCGCGCGAACCGATGGGGAACCGTGGGTCATCAGGTCCGCCCGCGTGCTGCGGGACGGGGGATGCGATCCGATCGTCGTGGTCGTCGGCGCAGCGCGGGACGACGTCGCCGCCCTGCTCGACGACACCGTGACGGTCATCGACGCACCGGACTGGGCTGCCGGCATGGGCGCCTCGCTCCGGGCGGGAGTCGCGGCCGTCGTCGCGCTCGATGCCGACGCCGTCCTGGTGCACCTCGTGGACCTGCCGGACGTCGGCGCCGATGTCGTGGGTCGTCTCGTCGCGCACGCGGCACCCGATGTCCTGGCCCGCGCCGACTACGGGCACGGGCCAGGACATCCTGTGCTGATCGGCCGTGACCACTGGGTGGGCGTCGCAGACGCCGCGACCGGTGATCGGGGTGCCCGCGACTACCTGGCCCGTCACGCGGTGACCCGTGTGGACTGCTCGGACCTCGCGGACGGCACCGATGTCGACGCGCCGCCACCTATGCTGGGCCGATGACGAGGCAGCGCCGTGCGTGACGTGATCGCCGAGCTGCTCGCCGCCTGGGCGGACGGCTCCACGGTCGGCCTGGCCACCGTGGTCGGCACGGAGCGCTCGGCCCCGCGTCCGGCCGGAGCGGCGCTGCTGGTGCTGGCCGACGGGACCGTGTGCGGATCGGTCTCCGGCGGGTGCGTGGAGGGCGCGGTGCACGAGCTCGCGACGGAGGTGATCGCGTCCGGCCGTCCGATCCTGCAGCGATTCGGCTACAGCGATGAGGACGCCTTCGCGGTGGGACTGACGTGTGGTGGCATCGTCGACATCTTCGTGGAGCCCGTCTCGGCGGAGGTCTTCGCCGAGCTGGCCGGGGTCGCGGACGACATCGCGG includes these proteins:
- a CDS encoding DUF3263 domain-containing protein, producing MSAVEKSDPQGSAVAQTLSERDREILALERLWWQYAGAKEQAIRDKFDMSATRYYQVLNALIDREDALAFDPLLVKRLRRLRAQRQRSRSARRLGIDL
- a CDS encoding dihydrofolate reductase family protein — protein: MATIYNTATTLDGFLATTDNSLQWLFDVPGADDEEGGIEGFLSGIGAMAMGATTYEWVVEHESLMDRPATWTAWYGDRPAWVFTHRDLPVVAGADIRFTQAPIEQVHAELVAAAGDRDVWLLGGGDLVGQFADAGLLDKITATIAPVTLGAGAPLLPRHLGADRLSLTSVTQRGQFAELTYDVSS
- the groL gene encoding chaperonin GroEL (60 kDa chaperone family; promotes refolding of misfolded polypeptides especially under stressful conditions; forms two stacked rings of heptamers to form a barrel-shaped 14mer; ends can be capped by GroES; misfolded proteins enter the barrel where they are refolded when GroES binds), encoding MAKTIAFNEEARRGLERGMNQLADAVKVTLGPKGRNVVLEKKWGAPTITNDGVSIAREIELEDPYEKIGAELVKEVAKKTDDVAGDGTTTATVLAQALVREGLRNVAAGANPMGLKKGIETAVEAISAQLLSMAKDVETKEQIASTASISAADTTVGEIIAEAMDKVGKEGVITVEESNTFGIDLELTEGMRFDKGHLSGYFVTDPERQETVLDDPYILIVNSKITSVKDMVPVLEKVMQSGKPLVIIAEDIEGEALATLIVNKMRGTFKSVAVKAPGFGDRRKAMLADIAILTGGEVISEEVGLKLENADLTLLGTARKVVTTKDETTIVEGGGSDDQIAGRVNQIKAEIENSDSDYDREKLQERLAKLAGGVAVIKVGAATEVELKERKHRIEDAVRNAKAAVEEGIVAGGGVALVQAAAAVFEKLELTGDEATGANIVRVAASAPLKQIAINAGLEGGVVAEKVTNLPDGHGLNAATGEYVDLIAAGIIDPAKVTRSALQNAASIAALFLTTEAVVADKPEPAPAGGGAPDMGDMGGMGF
- a CDS encoding cold shock domain-containing protein — its product is MVQGTVKWFNADKGYGFIEVEGQDDVFVHWSKIASDGYKTLEDGQKVEFEVIDGPKGREAQEVIGH
- a CDS encoding LytR C-terminal domain-containing protein, whose protein sequence is MVAHRKNVTPGKAYVPSSWFIVLTVMVLIGGAGWLGWLVLDDDSSPSSSSPATAAPSAPVESSEPTKKSTQKPSKPAATPKADQTPKPSQDTPAAPQRTARVSVLNNSGVVGAARAFSAKVAAAGWQVSGVGNWTGSIPANTVYYPAGLEDQARLLASEVGIQRIRPSVAPMRMDRLTVILSGQQ
- the otsB gene encoding trehalose-phosphatase, with protein sequence MTSSSDVRDAVVADPAGTLLALDFDGTLAHIVDDPTRAFAHHDSVEALARLGSVLGQIAIITGRPVRQALALGGFEGLSGLGNLVIHGQYGAERWAAADGALTQPERPRAIVELAAMLPDWLDERGAHGVRLEDKGIAIAIHTRGIDPGVLGELAEPVARLAADLGLAVEPGRQVIELRAPGHDKGDSLRAIVADVRPRQVIFGGDDLGDLPAYDAVDEFRTHGGAGLLICSASEEQDALVARADLVLDGPDAVAEWLQALADDIAPS
- a CDS encoding cupredoxin domain-containing protein, with the protein product MKTFAAVCATALLLAGCGGSSDDEPSADPTAPAPTAAAPTAAAPTAAAPTAAAAAPTSRPAEGDDAETGVVDIVIKDGAVTPQGGRVEVKVGQEVTLKITSDAAEEIHVHSDPEHSYEVAPGESLTESFTLKTPGQVAVEAHHLGVTVVQLVVRP
- the thrC gene encoding threonine synthase translates to MSTTTAQTSTRTIRDGAFGHATGLACRECGATQDLGPYYVCRECFGPLEISYDFPAITREQIEAGPANIWRYKALLPVPADIELSPNMEPGYTRLLRADNLGRELGIARLWVKDDSTNPTNSFKDRVVACALSAARELGSTVFACPSTGNLANAVAAAGARAGIKTVVFIPSNLETPKQVNSAVYTENLVAVDGNYDDVNRLAGEIAGEEDGWAFVNVNVRPFYAEGSKTLGYEIAEQLGWRLPDQIVIPVASGSQLTKVHKAFQELIKLGLVEDKPVKVFGAQATGCSPVSAAFREGWDAVKPVRPDTIAKSLAIGNPADGVYVLDIVRETGGAIADVSDDEVRDAIVLLARTEGVFTETAGGTTVGVLKKLVETGQLDPELETVVINTGHGLKTLDAVTDRVGARATIAPTYDAFVAAGIA
- a CDS encoding nucleotidyltransferase family protein, translating into MPRVVGLLLAAGAGRRFGGPKALARTDGEPWVIRSARVLRDGGCDPIVVVVGAARDDVAALLDDTVTVIDAPDWAAGMGASLRAGVAAVVALDADAVLVHLVDLPDVGADVVGRLVAHAAPDVLARADYGHGPGHPVLIGRDHWVGVADAATGDRGARDYLARHAVTRVDCSDLADGTDVDAPPPMLGR
- a CDS encoding MoaD/ThiS family protein; this encodes MSINVRIPTILRTYTQDQSQVAAEGATLVEVLDSLESSFPGIRARVVDDEGKLRRFVNIYVAEEDVRFSEGLDTPTPDGSQVSIIPAVAGGC